The genomic segment AACTTGTTGTGCTGGGTGCGCCTCCTGATGGTGCAGAAACCTTTGACCTTCTGGACGAACTCGCAGGTTTGTATCCCGAAAAGCCCATTCTTCTCATAGACTCACCCGTTGATGTACAGCAGGCAGCTGTAAAAAATGTGCTGGCGAGCCTTCGCTTTCCACTCAGTTACTCACAAATGCTTGAAGCGCTGCATAAGTGTGAAGTCGCAAGGGAAGTCCTTGGTGCCAGCGAAAGCCCTCTGAAAAAAACCCCTTTGTTTCGAAGCCTTGTTGGTAACAGTGAAGCGATTCGTCTCGTGCGGCGTCTTATTGCGCAGGTGGCTGACACAGAGGCCAGTGTCTTGATTCTCGGAGAGTCTGGTACGGGAAAAGAAGTCGTCGCGCGCAATATTCATGCGTTTTCCTATCGGGCTGGTAAACCTTTTATTCCCATTAACTGCGGTGCCATACCTGCAGAACTGCTTGAAAGCGAACTGTTTGGCCATGAGAAGGGTGCATTTACCGGGGCTATAACCGCCCGTCAGGGCCGTTTTGAGCTGGCCAACGGAGGAACGCTTTTTCTTGATGAAATCGGTGACATGCCGCTTAACATGCAGGTTAAGCTTTTGCGTGTGCTGCAGGAGCGCTGTTTTGAGCGTGTTGGCAGCAACCGAAGCGTAGACGTTAACGTACGTGTTATTGCTGCAACACACCGTAACCTGGAAGCAGCAATAGAGGAAGGTAAGTTTCGTGAAGATTTATTTTATCGCCTGAATGTGTTTCCCATCGAAATGCCGCCGCTTCGCGAGCGTCGAGAAGATATCGTACTGCTCTTTAACGAACTGGTTTCACGCCTCGAAGGGGAAGGAAAGCCTGGCGTTCGACTCATGCAGTCTGCGCTTGCGGTACTTTGTCAGTATGACTGGCCCGGTAATGTGCGTGAACTGGCGAATCTTGTGGAGCGCCTGTCCATCCTGCATCCAAACGGCATTGTTTCAGAAGACGATTTGCCAAGGCGTTTGCGCACGCCCTCGCTCTCACCGGCACGCAACGAGCGAGAAACACTTCTCGAAATGCCGGCACGCAGCATGTTGTTGAATGGGCAGGGGATTGATTTACGGGAACATCTCGTAAAAACTGAGCTTGCCATAATTTCTCAGGCACTCGAAGAATCAGACTGGATAGTTGCGCACGCCGCCAGTTATTTAAACATGCGCCGCACCACACTGGTTGAAAAAATGCGAAAATATGGTATTACCCGGCCTGAAAAGCAAATTTAAGAATTACGTAATGCTCGATGCCACTTACAAATTGGTTTTCCTGGCCTCCATTCTCCTGCGCGATGCGCCAATATGAACCCAGCGGCATGCAGAGCGATATTACGCTTAATACGTATTGTTCAAACATGAGTTATAAGAGGAGTACATGGTTAAAGGTACTATTGATTATACAATCCGAACTGTGAGAGTTGATGATCTGGATCAATTATTTAACATGTTGGTGGATTTAGTAAAATATGAAGGTTCTTTTGAGCGTTTTAAACTAACAAGAGAACGTTTAGAAAGAGAATTATTTGGCCTTAATGCCGATTGGAATTGTTTAGTGGCTGCTGATAGTCACGAAAAATTGCTGGGATTTTGTCTTTATACGTTTGCCAATATCAACAGGGCTTTTAACGTGAGCCCGATGATACAGGTTGATGATTTGTATATAAGTCCAGAATTTAGAAATGCCAAAATTGGTTTTAATTTAATGTATCAACTTGCTTTGATAGCCCAGGATAAAAATATTGGTCGTTTAAATGTCTGGTGCATGAAAGACAATCTGCGAGGACAAAATTTTTATCAAAAAATCGGAGCAGAGAAAAGGGATTTTATTGATGTGTATTCAGTTCAAGTGAACAATTTATTAACTGCATTTGATTAGGAGATGTCTTTGTTTCATGATGTAAACCGATTAGCGACATAACCTGGGCGGATAAGTCCAGGGATGGATGCACGTTTACATATCCGGCTTACGGCGATCGGGCTTGGGGAGCAATGGAGCTGCCAACCGACTTAAGGTAACGAATTTTGTTTTACAATATGGGGTATCCACCAGTTAGGTGCACTTTCCCTGTAACTATGTTGTTCATTCGGAGTGATCTGATTGGGGTTGTTTAATGAGGCAATAGTTATACAGATATTTGAGTAGCCTTTGTTAAGGGTCGCCAGTAAACCACCGCAATTTTGACAGAAACATCGTTGGGTAACTTCAGAAGATTGATATAAAGCAGGATTATTTCCTGTCCATTCAAAATCTTCTAAAGGAAACTCAACCCAAGCAACTGTTGGTGCACCAGAAGATTTTTGGCACATAGTGCATGAGCATAAATGCGGGTTATATGGTGCACCTTTAGCGATATAGGTAGTAGCGTTACACAAACATCCACCATCAAACTTAGTCATTTTTTGTCTCCAATAAGTCAGCTGCATCAATTTTGTATTTAACTTGAACAAAGCCACCATCAAATGTATGCGTTGTAATATGATTTAATTCAACATCATGTGCCAATGCTCCAAATAATAATCGACCAGAGCCTAACAAAACCGGAACAAGTGTTATTGTTAATTCATTAATCAGATTACCTGCAATAAAGTTCTGAATGGTAATGCCACCATCAATATAAAGATGTTTAAACCCTTCATTTGTTAACCTCTTAACTAGCTCTGCAGGTGTTTCTGAAGATGTTGAGACACAGTTTTTTATGTGATTAGGTATTTTAATTGGTTGGCTACTCATTACCACTACTGGAAGTTCACCATATGGCCAAGGGTCAAACGATAATGCTTTCTCAAATGAATGCCTTCCCATAATAAGTCCATCTACTGTGGATATGAATGCTTTATAGCCACCATCCTCACCGGGTGGCGCAAGAGTATTTGCTTTCATCAACCAATCAATGGCACCATCCTCTCTGGCAATAAAGCCATCAAGACTGGTGGCAATAAAAACGGAGCATTTAGCTAACATAATGTTTTATCCTTTTGGGCAATCTTGCAAGATGAGGTAAAGCGTGGTGAGTTAATACCATTAAGAACAACAGAAAAGCCTGAAGTCGGTTGGCAGCTCCATTGCTCCCCAAGGCCGGTGATAGCCGATGCCGGGCTTCGCGATGCTCAGCCCAGCCTACCAAAAGCCATTAAATACAATGCTTTATTCAGAAAAAGACAGCCTCCTTAAGTTTTTTGACTCAAGGCAGTTGCTGTGATGCTCAAAGCTTAAACTTCAGCGCCTTCATCCTTGTCGGCTTTTTTCCTGGTCGAAGTTTTTTTAACCGGTTTTTCCGTACTGACGTCTTCGTGAATTTCAGTGGTTTTTTCTTCCGCGGCACCTGACGCTTTCGCTTCTTCGGCACGTTTTTGCTTATAATCGTCCACGATTTCACAAACACTCTTCTTGACATCGCCAAAGAGTTTCATGGTCATTGATGTCAATTCCTGGAAATCTGGCAATTTGGATTTTAAGTCACTCATGGCGCCCTCCGGTTGCGCGTTCACTCCTGATTATAGGCACAAATTTTAAAAATTGCCTGGAAAGTGCAATACCTGCATCGCGGGGCGTAACAGGCGTGTGAGCAGAGGCTGTCTGATTTCGCGGCATATGCTGAAACCATTCGCAGTTTTGAGTTTTTCTAAAAGCCAGTCGTCACTGGTTTGCAGGGCATCCACAAGGCCGAGTGCCATTGCGTCACTCGCGAGCCAGTGCTCGCCGGTTGCGACTTCCTTAATGTTGACGCTGCCCCGCATCGACAGGACGTAATCTCTAAAGGCATGGTGAATTTTTTCCAAATCGTCCTGGAATTTTTTACGCCCCTTTTCCGTGTTTTCGCCAAAGACCGTTAAGGTGCGTTTATATTCGCCGGCAGTGATGAGCTCGACATCAATATTGCGCTCTTTCAGCCAGCGGTGAAAATTAGGAAGCTGCGCTACTACACCGATGGAACCCACAATTGCAAACGGAGCGGCGATAACCTTGTTAGCAACCGCTGCCATCAGATAGCCGCCACTTGCCGCAACCCGGTCAATGCAGACAGTCAGCGGAATATTACGCTCGCGAAGGCGCGCGAGCTGTGAGGCCGCAAGCCCGTAGCCACTCACCATGCCGCCAGGGCTTTCCAGACGCACCATCACTTCATCCTTTGGGCCTGCAACGGCAAGAACCGCGCTGATTTCTTCGCGCAGCGCCTCCACTTGAGAAGCTTTAATGTCGCCCTTAAAGTCAATGACAAATACCGCCGGGCGCGTTTCAGATTTATCACGTTTAATGCGCAGCTTTTTACCATGAACCGTTTTGTAAAGGCGTTTTCTAAGCGCGTCAAAGCTGTCATTAAGCGGACGAATATCAAGTGTTTGCGTTGATTTTCTGCTTAAGGCAGCAATTCCTGCAAAAAGCAGCAGAAGGGCGATGACAAGGGTAAATGCCTTTAAGAAAAAAAGACCGTATTGAGCGAGAAAATCCATGGTTGAATCCTTTAGATAAGAGCCTCAATTATCTGCTGCAATGGTCGCTGTCGCAAGGGGTTAACTTGTAAAACACGGCTGAAGGCGTTACCCTTCGTGTCATCACTGGAGAGCAATGTATGTTGGAAGCAGGTCCCCTGAGCTTTGGGTATGCACACACGCCTCTGCTTCGGGGCGTCAGCCTCGCGTTAAAGCCCGGGGACATTCTGCATCTTCGCGCAGGTAACGGTCGGGGCAAGACGACACTCCTGCGTATCCTTGCAGGTCTTTTAGCGCCAGATTCAGGCAGCGTGCGTTTTGATGGGCGTGATATCCAAAAGAATCTCGCGGCACATTTTGCGCGCCTTTGTTTTATCGGACACCGAAATGCCGTTCATCCCGCGCTGACCCCGCGTGAGCACTGCCGTTTTTTACTGCGACAGTCGTTTAGCGGGTGCAGCATTGAAACGGCGCTGACAGAAACCGGTCTTATGAATGTCGCGGACATGCCGGCGGGGCTGTTGTCAGAAGGGCAGCAGCGGCGTCTTGCGCTCACTGCACTCCTGTTGTCAAACGCCACGCT from the Legionella geestiana genome contains:
- a CDS encoding sigma-54 dependent transcriptional regulator, whose translation is MGEGTRIVILDDDEPRAGKLLTILEFVGESAQTMSRRKCRDRMVQKTELVVLGAPPDGAETFDLLDELAGLYPEKPILLIDSPVDVQQAAVKNVLASLRFPLSYSQMLEALHKCEVAREVLGASESPLKKTPLFRSLVGNSEAIRLVRRLIAQVADTEASVLILGESGTGKEVVARNIHAFSYRAGKPFIPINCGAIPAELLESELFGHEKGAFTGAITARQGRFELANGGTLFLDEIGDMPLNMQVKLLRVLQERCFERVGSNRSVDVNVRVIAATHRNLEAAIEEGKFREDLFYRLNVFPIEMPPLRERREDIVLLFNELVSRLEGEGKPGVRLMQSALAVLCQYDWPGNVRELANLVERLSILHPNGIVSEDDLPRRLRTPSLSPARNERETLLEMPARSMLLNGQGIDLREHLVKTELAIISQALEESDWIVAHAASYLNMRRTTLVEKMRKYGITRPEKQI
- a CDS encoding GNAT family N-acetyltransferase — encoded protein: MVKGTIDYTIRTVRVDDLDQLFNMLVDLVKYEGSFERFKLTRERLERELFGLNADWNCLVAADSHEKLLGFCLYTFANINRAFNVSPMIQVDDLYISPEFRNAKIGFNLMYQLALIAQDKNIGRLNVWCMKDNLRGQNFYQKIGAEKRDFIDVYSVQVNNLLTAFD
- a CDS encoding GFA family protein, producing the protein MTKFDGGCLCNATTYIAKGAPYNPHLCSCTMCQKSSGAPTVAWVEFPLEDFEWTGNNPALYQSSEVTQRCFCQNCGGLLATLNKGYSNICITIASLNNPNQITPNEQHSYRESAPNWWIPHIVKQNSLP
- a CDS encoding dihydrofolate reductase family protein; this translates as MLAKCSVFIATSLDGFIAREDGAIDWLMKANTLAPPGEDGGYKAFISTVDGLIMGRHSFEKALSFDPWPYGELPVVVMSSQPIKIPNHIKNCVSTSSETPAELVKRLTNEGFKHLYIDGGITIQNFIAGNLINELTITLVPVLLGSGRLLFGALAHDVELNHITTHTFDGGFVQVKYKIDAADLLETKND
- the sohB gene encoding protease SohB, with protein sequence MDFLAQYGLFFLKAFTLVIALLLLFAGIAALSRKSTQTLDIRPLNDSFDALRKRLYKTVHGKKLRIKRDKSETRPAVFVIDFKGDIKASQVEALREEISAVLAVAGPKDEVMVRLESPGGMVSGYGLAASQLARLRERNIPLTVCIDRVAASGGYLMAAVANKVIAAPFAIVGSIGVVAQLPNFHRWLKERNIDVELITAGEYKRTLTVFGENTEKGRKKFQDDLEKIHHAFRDYVLSMRGSVNIKEVATGEHWLASDAMALGLVDALQTSDDWLLEKLKTANGFSICREIRQPLLTRLLRPAMQVLHFPGNF
- the ccmA gene encoding cytochrome c biogenesis heme-transporting ATPase CcmA, with the translated sequence MLEAGPLSFGYAHTPLLRGVSLALKPGDILHLRAGNGRGKTTLLRILAGLLAPDSGSVRFDGRDIQKNLAAHFARLCFIGHRNAVHPALTPREHCRFLLRQSFSGCSIETALTETGLMNVADMPAGLLSEGQQRRLALTALLLSNATLWLLDEPLNALDAEGIEHFAEHLKVHQERGGMVVLTSHQPLPLVPFREYLL